A part of Rhodamnia argentea isolate NSW1041297 chromosome 8, ASM2092103v1, whole genome shotgun sequence genomic DNA contains:
- the LOC115745410 gene encoding glutamine synthetase cytosolic isozyme 2: protein MSQLSDLLNLNLSDTTDKVIAEYIWIGGSGMDLRSKARTLNGPVSDPSKLPKWNYDGSSTNQAPGEDSEVILYPQAIFKDPFRRGNNILVMCDAYTPAGEPIPTNKRHAAAKIFSHPEVLAEEPWYGIEQEYTLLQRDVKWPVGWPAGGYPGPQGPYYCGIGADKAFGRDIVDSHYKACLYAGINISGINGEVMPGQWEFQVGPAVGISAGDELWVARYILERITEIAGVVLSFDPKPIQGDWNGAGAHTNYSTKSMRHDGGYEIIKKAIEKLGLRHEEHIAAYGEGNERRLTGRHETADIKTFLWGVANRGASIRVGRDTEKAGKGYFEDRRPASNMDPYVVTSMIAETTIIWKP from the exons ATGTCGCAGCTTTCAGATCTCCTCAACCTCAACCTCTCCGACACCACCGACAAGGTGATCGCCGAGTACATATG GATTGGGGGATCCGGTATGGACCTCAGAAGCAAAGCAAGG ACTCTTAATGGCCCCGTCAGCGATCCATCGAAACTTCCCAAGTGGAACTATGATGGCTCGAGCACTAATCAGGCCCCTGGCGAAGATAGTGAAGTGATCCTATA TCCCCAAGCAATTTTCAAGGATCCATTTAGGAGGGGCAACAATATCCTG GTCATGTGCGATGCCTATACTCCAGCTGGAGAGCCAATCCCGACAAACAAGAGGCATGCGGCTGCCAAGATATTCAGCCATCCTGAAGTCCTTGCTGAAGAGCCCTG GTACGGGATTGAGCAAGAGTACACCCTCTTGCAAAGAGATGTCAAGTGGCCGGTTGGGTGGCCTGCTGGTGGTTATCCTGGTCCTCAG GGACCATACTACTGTGGTATTGGCGCAGACAAGGCTTTTGGGAGAGACATTGTGGACTCCCATTACAAGGCCTGCTTGTATGCTGGAATCAACATCAGCGGCATCAACGGGGAAGTGATGCCGGGTCAG TGGGAATTCCAAGTCGGTCCTGCCGTGGGTATCTCAGCTGGAGATGAATTGTGGGTAGCCCGGTATATTTTGGAG AGGATCACAGAGATTGCTGGCGTTGTCCTTTCGTTTGATCCCAAGCCTATTCAG GGAGATTGGAATGGAGCAGGTGCTCACACAAATTACAG CACCAAGTCAATGAGGCATGACGGTGGATATGAAATCATCAAAAAGGCAATAGAGAAGCTTGGACTGAGGCATGAGGAACACATTGCTGCATATGGTGAAGGCAATGAGCGCCGTCTCACTGGGCGCCATGAGACAGCTGACATCAAAACGTTCCTATGG GGCGTCGCAAATCGGGGCGCGTCAATCAGAGTCGGAAGAGACACTGAGAAAGCTGGAAAAGGTTACTTTGAGGACAGGAGACCTGCGTCAAACATGGACCCATATGTGGTTACTTCCATGATTGCGGAGACCACCATTATCTGGAAACCATAG
- the LOC125316275 gene encoding uncharacterized protein LOC125316275: protein MVEEVKKGICTSCTFNKTGWKNIRTTFNNKIGFQYTQVQLRNKHNKLRIQYGSFKKLLGQSGFDNNEWTKFKKDGFPIYLELCIIFGGTYATGEQAIGTGQNLPLSDDDNCEDDDNDFLEGFGYHHLDEEGFTPANPSTPVHDKHNLDRTPNTKRRKKSSQYNLIMTRKAIEDMIKSSPATSQPPVNPYSVAAVVTILLNILELDDGLYTKGVDKACASAEWREAFIISTFERRNALLRNL from the exons ATGGTAGAAGAGGTGAAGAAGGGAATTTGCACCTCTTGTACTTTCAACAAAACAGGGTGGAAAAACATAAGAACCACATTCAACAATAAGATAGGATTCCAATATACCCAAGTACAATTGAGAAACAAGCACAACAAGCTAAGAATACAATATGGTAGCTTCAAGAAGCTTCTTGGACAATCTGGATTTG ATAATAATGAGTggacaaaattcaaaaaggaTGGGTTTCCTATTTATCTCGAGTTGTGTATTATATTTGGTGGTACATATGCTACTGGGGAGCAAGCAATAGGAACTGGCCAAAATTTGCCACTGTCGGATGATGATAACTGTgaagatgatgataatgatTTTTTGGAAGGTTTTGGTTATCACCACCTTGATGAGGAAGGCTTCACACCCGCCAATCCTAGTACTCCAGTTCATGATAAGCACAATTTGGATAGGACTCCgaataccaagagaagaaaaaagagcagccagtacaatttaattatgaccCGCAAAGCCATTGAAGATATGATCAAGTCATCCCCAGCCACCTCACAGCCACCTGTGAACCCTTATTCCGTAGCTGCTGTGGTTACTATCCTACTTAATATACTCGAGTTGGATGATGGTCTTTACACCAAAGGAGTGGACAAAGCATGTGCTAGTGCTGAATGGAGGGAGGCTTTCATCATAAGCACATTCGAAAGGAGGAATGCACTTCTACGAAATCTTTAG